The Metabacillus litoralis genome contains a region encoding:
- a CDS encoding metal-dependent hydrolase codes for MDVSYHGHAVVQVTAHNKKIIIDPFITGNELTDLTADSVEADVIILTHGHNDHVGDTVEIAKKNNALVIAPYELAVYIGKNGIDIHPMNIGGAYDFDFGRVKLTQAFHGSSYQEPDGTVIYTGMPSGVLLTSEGKTIYHAGDTALFTDMKMIGERNSIDLAFLPIGDNLTMGPEDAKDAALWLNAKKVVPIHYDTFPAIKQDPEKFAQSLPEGIGLPLKVGEKYEL; via the coding sequence ATGGATGTTTCATATCACGGACATGCAGTTGTACAAGTAACAGCACACAATAAAAAAATTATTATTGATCCATTTATTACTGGCAATGAATTAACAGACTTGACAGCTGATTCAGTTGAGGCAGATGTTATTATTCTTACACATGGTCATAATGATCATGTTGGGGACACAGTAGAAATTGCCAAGAAAAATAATGCTTTAGTTATTGCCCCATACGAGCTGGCGGTTTACATAGGGAAAAATGGAATTGATATTCACCCAATGAATATTGGGGGGGCATATGATTTTGATTTTGGTAGAGTTAAACTAACACAGGCTTTTCATGGGTCTAGCTATCAAGAGCCGGATGGTACCGTTATTTATACTGGTATGCCATCAGGTGTTCTATTAACATCTGAAGGCAAAACAATCTATCATGCAGGTGATACTGCACTCTTTACTGATATGAAAATGATTGGGGAACGAAATTCAATAGACCTTGCATTTTTACCAATAGGAGATAATCTAACAATGGGGCCTGAAGACGCAAAGGACGCAGCTCTTTGGCTAAATGCAAAGAAAGTCGTGCCCATCCATTATGATACTTTTCCAGCCATTAAGCAGGATCCAGAAAAATTCGCTCAATCCTTACCAG